The Fulvia fulva chromosome 13, complete sequence genome window below encodes:
- a CDS encoding Zn(2)-C6 fungal-type transcription factor afumD, which yields MGSMAPRLSHKKTRTGCIRCKARKVKCDEARPKCGACTRHAVHCEYPPSPYADHRSPSQNGAGESSAEHIMEMRLMHEWIVYTCHTLSTTWEFWKYQAPLLAFEHRYVLDAMLAVTALYASRQKPRVWSSLEGKMYDVGDDDSNSTPIIEAALQNGWKKATQSRQYQLGAPGPQHIIVRSDNAGEMLEISRKYFARALEGHQRAVANITKDNARASYLCSILVCYYSLFTLSEGSDENDSLMLDPMKWFRLSRGTVFIIEQWREISGETWFAEAGGMYGEPDLSDSEELFRPIHQEPFKYLLAPVNGEEIADEDREAYEHTVAYIGLMYKGIVQNLDSPLATGRRVIAMPARVPLRFGDLVEANQPRAIAVLAHCFASMKLAEERFPWFKGIADQQVSKACVALPESWSAMAQWPLEVVRSGSGIGRVSEGKPS from the exons ATGGGTAGCATGGCACCACGTCTGAGCCATAAGAAGACGCGCACC GGCTGTATACGGTGTAAGGCTCGGAAGGTGAAG TGCGACGAAGCGCGACCAAAATGCGGTGCATGTACCCGCCACGCTGTGCATTGCGAGTACCCTCCGTCTCCGTATGCAGACCACCGGAGTCCCTCCCAAAATGGAGCCGGCGAAAGTTCCGCCGAGCACATCATGGAGATGCGGCTGATGCACGAATGGATCGTGTATACTTGCCACACCTTGTCTACAACCTGGGAGTTCTGGAAGTATCAAGCGCCTCTACTAGCCTTCGAGCATCGATATGTTTTGGACGCAATGCTGGCTGTGACAGCGCTGTATGCATCCCGGCAGAAGCCGCGGGTCTGGTCTTCGCTCGAAGGGAAGATGTATGACGTCGGCGACGATGATTCTAACAGCACTCCCATCATCGAGGCGGCGCTGCAGAATGGCTGGAAGAAAGCGACACAATCTCGGCAGTATCAGCTTGGTGCGCCAGGTCCGCAGCACATTATTGTAAGGTCGGACAATGCTGGTGAGATGCTGGAAATCTCAAGAAAGTACTTCGCTCGTGCCTTAGAGGGGCATCAACGGGCGGTGGCGAATATCACGAAAGACAATGCTAGAGCATCGTACCTCTGCTCAATCCTGGTCTGCTACTACTCGTTATTCACACTGAGTGAAGGCTCAGATGAGAACGACTCACTAATGCTGGATCCAATGAAGTGGTTCAGGTTGTCTCGCGGGACTGTCTTCATCATCGAGCAGTGGCGTGAAATATCAGGGGAAACCTGGTTTGCTGAAG CTGGCGGCATGTACGGCGAACCAGATCTCTCAGACAGCGAGGAGCTGTTCCGTCCGATACACCAAGAACCCTTCAAATACCTGCTCGCCCCAGTCAACGGCGAAGAGATTGCCGACGAAGACCGCGAAGCCTACGAACACACGGTCGCATACATTGGCCTGATGTACAAGGGCATCGTACAAAATCTCGACTCTCCTCTAGCGACTGGCCGTAGAGTCATCGCAATGCCTGCCAGAGTGCCTCTCCGCTTTGGAGACTTGGTGGAAGCGAACCAGCCGCGAGCTATCGCTGTCCTCGCGCATTGTTTCGCGTCGATGAAGCTGGCTGAAGAACGATTTCCGTGGTTCAAGGGGATTGCTGATCAACAGGTTTCGAAGGCGTGTGTGGCGTTGCCGGAATCGTGGAGCGCGATGGCACAGTGGCCGCTTGAGGTGGTGAGGAGTGGGAGTGGGATTGGTCGTGTAAGTGAAGGGAAGCCGTCATGA